Proteins from one Coffea arabica cultivar ET-39 chromosome 8c, Coffea Arabica ET-39 HiFi, whole genome shotgun sequence genomic window:
- the LOC140013421 gene encoding uncharacterized protein: MKKCLVCGSSEHQIATCPVKNRDGNGGTQSEKSNPNQPTASASRPKTSARVFALDHRRVPDSSEVVEGTIPVFHRLAKLLIDPGATHSFVKLAFMCGIAVNPVKLPYDLEVKTPTGDQSLITNIAYKNCEIWVGERKLVGDLISLDLKGYDVIISMDLLARYNAQLNCKTKVVELSIPGEVTLRLDVRGRLASSALVSGIRARKLLSKGAQGYLAFLINIPGDKVKLEDVLVVNEFPDVFPDELKSMPPEREIEFKIDLVPGTTLIAKTPYRMAPAELKELKLQLQDLLERGFVRESESPWGAPVLFVKKKDGSLRLCIDYRGLNDVTVKNKYPLPHIDELFDQLQGVVVLSKLDLRQGYYQLRIRQEDISKTAFNSRYGHFEFAELNLRQRRWVEFFEDYDCTINYHQGKANVVADALSRQVQIAGLMAKEWNLLEEVSEWNPRLDRQRVIFCNITVRADLLDRIKEAQRNDRMVQKWTGEVQKRELQDFNMSSEGLPRTQKGHDAVWVIVDRLTKSAHFLPVNMKYSMEKLAQLYMDEIVRLHGIPVSIVSDRDPRFVSRFWQQLQGTLGTKLNFSITYHPQTDGQSERTIQTLEDMLRTCILDFGGSWGQYMALVEFAYNNSYHSSIQMAPYEALYGRKCRSPIFWDEVGERRVLDPVAVPWIEDAYEKVKVIRQRLQTAQSRQKSYADNRRKDLEFEVGDKVFLKVMPLRSLTVGKGKKLHPRYVGPFKILQRVGNVAYRLELPTSLSRVHDVFHVSMLKKYHPNPTHILKPEEIDIDESLTYEERPVQILDRKVNELRTK; the protein is encoded by the exons ATGAAGAAGTGCCTTGTTTGTGGAAGTTCTGAACACCAGATTGCCACTTGCCCTGTTAAGAATCGTGACGGGAACGGGGGTACCCAGTCGGAAAAGTCAAACCCTAATCAACCTACCGCCAGTGCAAGTCGACCTAAAACCTCTGCTAGGGTTTTTGCTTTGGACCACCGGCGAGTTCCAGATTCCTCGGAagtagtggaaggtacgatccctgtattccacCGCTTAGCTAAGCTTTTGATTGACCCTGGGGCAACCCATTCTTTTGTGAAACTTGCCTTTATGTGTGGTATTGCTGTGAACCCTGTTAAGTTGCCATATGATTTAGAAGTTAAAACACCTACTGGAGATcaaagcctaattaccaatatAGCCTATAAAAATTGCGAGATTTGGGTAGGAGAACGGAAGTTAGTGGGTGACTTGATAAGTTTAGAccttaaggggtacgatgtaaTTATAAGCATGGATTTGTTGGCCCGTTATAACGCTCAATTGAACTGTAAAACAAAGGTGGTAGAACTCTCGATACCCGGAGAGGTAACTTTAAGGTTGGACGTGAGAGGTaggttagcctcgtctgcacttgtTTCGGGAATCCGAGCCAGAAAGTTGTTGAGTAAGGGGGCGCAAGGCTACTTAGCCTTCTTAATTAATATTCCTGGAGATAAAGTGAAACTGGAGGATGTTTTAGTAGTGAATGAATTTCCTGATGTCTTTCCCGATGAGTTGAAATCAATGCCACCAGAAAGGGAAATAGAATTTAAGATCGATTTAGTACCTGGAACTACTCTCATTGCAAAAACgccataccgaatggcccccGCCGAACTTAAGGAGTTGAAACTGCAATTGCAAGATCTGTTAGAGCGAGGGTTTGTTCGAGAAAGTGAGTCACCGTGGGGAGCGCCggtattatttgttaagaaaaaggatggtaGTTTAAGACTGTGCATTGACTATCGtggcttaaatgatgttacggtgAAAAATAAATATCCCTTGCcacacattgatgaattgtttgaccaactaCAAGGAGTAGTAGTTTTATCTAAGTTGGACTTGAGGCAAGGCTACTACCAGTTACGAATTAGGCAAGAGGATATATCGAAAACTGCCTTTAATTCCAGATATGGTCATTTTGAGTTCGCT GAGTTAAACTTGAGACAGCGTCGATGGGTGGAATTTTTTGAGGATTATGACTGTACAATTAACTATCACCAAGGCAAGGCCAATGTTGTAGCGGACGCTTTAAGCCGACAAGTGCAAATAGCTGGATTGATGGCTAAGGAATGGAATTTGTTGGAGGAAGTGAGTGAATGGAACCCGCGATTAGACCGACAGAGGGTAATTTTCTGCAATATTACAGTAAGAGCTGATTTGTTGGACCGCATTAAAGAGGCTCAAAGGAATGACCGGATGGTGCAAAAGTGGACAGGAGAAGTGCAGAAAAGGGAGTTACAAGACTTTAACATGAGTTCCGAAG ggttacCCCGTACCCAGAAAGGTCACGACGCCGTTTGGGTAATAGTAGACAGGTTGACCAAATCTGCTCATTTCTTACCtgtaaatatgaaatattctaTGGAGAAATTGGCCCAACTTTACATGGATGAGATTGTGAGGTTACATGGGATCCCTGTAAGCATTGTGTCTGATAGAGACCCACGATTTGTGTCTCGTTTTTGGCAACAATTACAAGGAACCTTAGGGACCAAGTTGAATTTTAGTATTACCTATCATccccaaactgatggacaatcggagAGGACCATTCAGACACTTGAAGACATGTTGAGGACCTGTATTCTAGATTTTGGTGGAAGTTGGGGACAATACATGGCTCTGGTTGAATTTGCATACAATAATAGTTACCATTCTTCAATACAAATGGCACCATATGAAGCTCTCTATGGAAGAAAGTGCCGATCACCAATattttgggatgaagtaggagagagaagagTTTTAGACCCAGTTGCAGTACCATGGATCGAGGATGCGTATGAGAAAGTGAAAGTGATACGTCAGAGGCTTCAGACAGCgcaaagtcgacaaaagagttaCGCTGATAATCGACGAAAGGACTTGGAGTTTGAGGTTGGGGACAAGGTATTCTTGAAGGTTATGCCACTTCGAAGTCTCACggtaggaaaaggaaagaagcttcatcCAAGATATGTAGGACCGTTCAAAATCCTTCAACGAGTTGGAAACGTGGCATATCGATTGGAGTTACCAACAAGTCTATCCAGGGTTCATGATGTATTTCACGTGTCCATGTTGAAAAAATATCATCCAAATCCCACTCATATACTGAAACCAGAGGAAATTGACATTGATGAATCTTTAACCTACGAGGAAAGGCCAGTGCAAATCTTAGATCGAAAAGTGAACGAATTGAGGACTAAGTAG